The Gemmatimonadaceae bacterium genome includes a window with the following:
- a CDS encoding DUF481 domain-containing protein, which translates to MSHARQSGFPSWGGAAILALCAAPAALAQTAPEAVAPAERHASRWERTVEVNGNYLYGNTEQAILGVRTGVLRNDSTLAVRVDTRYTIGVRSGTDGQRTMDRRSWLLSANADYRQYGRESPFVFASLEESLELRVDRRLSLGIGEKVSFIRNDTTRFDASLGLIGEHSRLPKQVPAGDSTRPVVVSSLARLSGRIRYRRALTHRFGFDQVAWYKPELAHPSHWLGSSSSIFSYVMTRRTGLTVTLYNEFDSLAKSRGVRSNSAGQILIGASSKF; encoded by the coding sequence GTGAGCCACGCGCGCCAGTCCGGGTTTCCCAGCTGGGGCGGCGCAGCGATCCTCGCCCTGTGCGCCGCGCCGGCAGCGCTCGCCCAGACGGCCCCGGAGGCCGTGGCCCCGGCCGAGCGACACGCGAGCCGGTGGGAGCGCACCGTCGAGGTCAACGGCAACTATCTCTACGGCAACACCGAGCAGGCGATCCTCGGTGTCCGGACGGGTGTGCTGCGCAACGACAGCACACTCGCTGTGCGCGTGGACACCCGCTACACCATCGGCGTCCGATCCGGCACCGACGGACAGCGGACCATGGACCGACGGTCGTGGCTGCTGTCGGCCAACGCCGACTACCGGCAGTACGGACGGGAAAGCCCCTTCGTCTTCGCGAGCCTCGAGGAAAGTCTCGAGCTCCGCGTCGACCGGCGTCTCAGCCTGGGCATCGGCGAGAAGGTGAGCTTCATCCGGAACGACACCACCCGATTCGACGCCAGCCTGGGCCTCATCGGTGAACACAGCCGGCTGCCGAAACAGGTCCCAGCGGGCGACTCGACGCGTCCGGTCGTGGTCAGCTCCCTCGCCCGCCTGTCAGGTCGGATCCGCTACCGTCGCGCGCTCACGCACCGGTTCGGTTTTGACCAGGTGGCGTGGTACAAGCCGGAGCTGGCCCATCCGTCACACTGGCTCGGTTCTTCGTCCTCGATCTTCAGTTACGTCATGACGCGTCGGACGGGCCTCACGGTGACGCTCTACAACGAATTCGACAGCCTGGCGAAGAGTCGCGGGGTGCGTTCGAACTCGGCTGGCCAGATCCTCATCGGTGCCTCCTCGAAGTTCTGA
- the murB gene encoding UDP-N-acetylmuramate dehydrogenase, with translation MTEKSRGTAPVPAEALDAVARGLQAGQLRRDVPIAPYTTFRIGGPADLLYDADTGDDLADAIDRAEAAGVDWFVLGLGANILVGDGGFRGLVIRNRARHVRWDPEGHCTAESGTVMADLIRDAVAGGWSGLEHYVGIPSTVGGAIWQNLHFLSPAPERERTMFIAEVFEACRIRTATGTRTTVDAAYVGFGYDDTVFHHTRDVVLDVTFRLTRGDPDVMHRILQENLSWRGARHPWLEHHPSAGSIFKKLEGIGAGRLVDQCGLKGFRIGDAQISHMHANIMVNLGHATAADVRALITHAQSAVEARFGHRLEPEIGFIGAFTTT, from the coding sequence ATGACTGAAAAAAGCCGTGGTACCGCCCCCGTGCCTGCCGAAGCCCTCGATGCCGTTGCCAGGGGCCTCCAGGCGGGGCAGCTGCGGCGCGATGTGCCGATCGCGCCATACACCACCTTCCGAATCGGGGGTCCGGCCGACCTGCTGTACGACGCCGACACCGGGGACGACCTCGCCGACGCCATCGACCGCGCCGAGGCGGCCGGCGTCGACTGGTTCGTCCTGGGACTGGGCGCCAACATCCTCGTGGGTGACGGCGGATTCCGGGGGCTGGTGATCCGCAACCGGGCCCGCCACGTGCGGTGGGACCCGGAGGGACACTGTACGGCCGAGAGCGGTACTGTGATGGCGGACCTGATCCGGGACGCGGTCGCGGGCGGGTGGTCCGGCCTCGAGCACTACGTCGGCATCCCGAGTACGGTCGGCGGCGCGATCTGGCAGAATCTCCACTTCCTGTCGCCGGCCCCCGAACGCGAGCGCACGATGTTCATCGCCGAAGTCTTCGAGGCGTGCCGGATCCGGACGGCGACGGGGACGCGCACGACGGTCGATGCCGCGTACGTCGGGTTCGGGTACGACGACACGGTGTTCCACCATACGAGGGATGTGGTGCTGGACGTGACGTTCCGCCTGACGCGCGGCGATCCGGACGTCATGCATCGGATCCTGCAGGAGAACCTGAGCTGGCGCGGCGCCCGGCACCCCTGGCTCGAGCACCACCCGAGCGCGGGGTCGATCTTCAAGAAGCTTGAAGGGATCGGCGCCGGTCGGCTGGTGGACCAGTGCGGCCTGAAGGGCTTCCGGATCGGGGACGCGCAGATCTCCCACATGCACGCCAACATCATGGTGAACCTCGGGCACGCCACGGCGGCTGACGTCCGGGCGTTGATCACACACGCCCAGTCCGCCGTCGAAGCGCGCTTCGGGCACCGGCTGGAGCCCGAGATCGGGTTCATTGGTGCCTTCACAACCACCTGA
- a CDS encoding MarR family transcriptional regulator, which yields MTANTTAAHLVARAESPASAAGAQLDRVAAAWQSVLRAAMAALELTPAQFRLLTAVAWLSPRDPGVRQADIAAVAGTDPVTTSEVLRTLEARGLVKRSPHPTDRRARSIEVTDAGGALADRAIRLADRVESDFFERGMAEFGPLAKALKRGGRGT from the coding sequence ATGACAGCGAACACGACGGCAGCACATCTCGTTGCTCGCGCCGAGTCGCCCGCGTCTGCGGCGGGAGCGCAGCTGGATCGAGTCGCGGCGGCGTGGCAGTCGGTGCTGCGGGCGGCGATGGCAGCTCTGGAGTTGACACCGGCCCAATTCAGGCTGCTCACAGCGGTTGCGTGGCTGTCGCCCCGGGATCCCGGGGTCCGCCAGGCTGACATCGCCGCGGTGGCGGGGACCGATCCCGTCACCACGTCAGAGGTTTTGCGGACCCTCGAGGCGCGGGGGCTGGTGAAGCGGTCGCCACACCCGACAGACCGACGAGCCCGGTCGATCGAAGTGACCGATGCCGGCGGTGCGCTCGCTGATCGGGCAATCAGGCTCGCTGACCGCGTGGAGTCCGACTTCTTCGAGCGGGGAATGGCGGAATTCGGCCCGCTTGCGAAGGCGTTGAAGCGTGGTGGTCGCGGTACATGA
- a CDS encoding dienelactone hydrolase family protein, protein MILLRRRTLPASLATIALLVGCSSSHVQTAREHDEHMGHDDAASAGAGAAATHQPTDASLPAGSATVAARLASSSRHGEYVMVARAPGSPDSVRAWVVYPERRDKAPVVVVVHEIFGLSTWIRGVADQLAAEGYIAIAPDLISGKYTLAPGDTITQAQASALIRTLVADSVQRDIARVAEYAMALPSAQQKFGVVGFCWGGSTSFATAVQAHPRLRASVVYYGGAPALAGLSSVRAPVLGLYGENDARVNATIAGADSTMKALKKSFEPVILAGAGHGFLRQQDGQNGANLAATRAAWPRTVAFFQRALGR, encoded by the coding sequence ATGATCCTGCTCCGCCGTCGCACGCTGCCTGCGTCACTCGCCACCATCGCGCTGCTCGTGGGGTGTTCCAGCTCGCACGTGCAGACCGCGCGCGAACACGATGAGCACATGGGGCACGACGACGCGGCTTCCGCCGGCGCCGGCGCCGCCGCCACACACCAGCCCACCGACGCATCGCTTCCGGCCGGGTCGGCAACCGTCGCCGCGCGACTCGCCTCGTCGTCGCGTCACGGCGAGTACGTCATGGTGGCGCGGGCCCCGGGCAGTCCGGATTCGGTGCGGGCGTGGGTCGTCTACCCTGAGCGCCGGGACAAGGCGCCGGTGGTGGTGGTCGTGCACGAGATCTTCGGCCTGAGCACCTGGATCCGCGGCGTGGCGGACCAGCTCGCGGCGGAGGGATACATCGCGATCGCACCGGACCTGATCAGCGGCAAGTACACGCTGGCCCCAGGCGACACGATCACGCAGGCACAGGCGTCCGCGCTGATCCGCACACTGGTGGCGGACAGTGTGCAGCGCGACATCGCGCGGGTGGCCGAGTATGCGATGGCGCTGCCGTCGGCGCAGCAGAAGTTCGGCGTCGTCGGGTTCTGCTGGGGAGGCTCGACGTCCTTCGCGACGGCCGTGCAGGCGCACCCTCGACTTCGCGCGAGCGTGGTGTACTACGGCGGCGCGCCCGCGCTGGCGGGGCTGTCGAGTGTGCGCGCGCCGGTGCTGGGGCTCTACGGTGAGAACGATGCACGCGTGAATGCAACGATCGCGGGGGCCGATTCGACGATGAAGGCGTTGAAGAAGTCCTTCGAGCCGGTGATCCTGGCGGGGGCCGGCCACGGCTTCCTGCGGCAGCAGGATGGGCAGAATGGTGCCAACCTGGCGGCGACGCGCGCCGCGTGGCCGCGGACGGTGGCCTTCTTCCAGCGCGCACTGGGCCGGTGA